A DNA window from Ahaetulla prasina isolate Xishuangbanna chromosome 7, ASM2864084v1, whole genome shotgun sequence contains the following coding sequences:
- the PICK1 gene encoding PRKCA-binding protein: protein MFTDLEYDIEEDKLGIPTVPGTVTLKKDSQNLIGISIGGGAQYCPCLYIVQVFDNTPAALDGTLAAGDEITGVNGKSVKGKTKVEVAKMIQVVKGEVTIYYNKLQADPKQGKTLDIVLKKVKHRLVENMSSGTADALGLSRAILCNDGLVKRLEELERTAELYKGMTEHTKSLLRAFFELSQTHRAFGDVFSVIGVREPQPAASEAFVKFADAHRSIEKFGIHLLKTIKPMLTDLNTYLNKAIPDTRLTIKKYLDVKFEYLSYCLKVKEMDDEDYSCIAMGEPLYRVGTGNYEYRLILRCRQEARSRFAKMRKDVLEKMELLDQKHVQDIVFQLQRFVSTLSKYYDDCYAVLREADVFPIEVDLARTTLSYGQKDVFTDGAEDEEEEEGSGSRECNKKDEENGEKLIDDA, encoded by the exons ATGTTTACAGACTTGGAGTATGACATTGAGGAAGACAAACT GGGGATTCCTACAGTTCCTGGAACAGTGACCTTGAAGAAAGACTCTCAGAATCTGATTGGAATTAGTATAGGTGGAGGAGCCCAGTATTGCCCCTGCCTGTATATCGTCCAG GTATTTGACAATACTCCTGCAGCCCTTGATGGAACGTTGGCAGCTGGTGATGAAATCACAGGTGTGAATGGGAAATCAGTCAAAGGGAAAACCAAAGTAGAAGTAGCCAAAATGATACAGGTGGTGAAG GGAGAAGTGACAATTTATTACAACAAGCTCCAGGCTGATCCAAAACAGGGAAAAACTTTAGACATTG TGCTAAAGAAAGTGAAGCACCGCCTGGTAGAGAACATGAGCTCAGGGACAGCAGATGCCCTAGGGCTAAGCCGAGCTATCCTCTGCAATG ATGGCTTGGTAAAGCGATTAGAAGAGTTGGAGAGGACTGCAGAACTATATAAAG GGATGACGGAACATACCAAGAGTCTTCTCAGAGCCTTCTTTGAACTGTCTCAGACTCACAGAG CATTTGGTGATGTTTTTTCGGTTATTGGTGTACGGGAACCTCAGCCAGCGGCCAGTGAAGCGTTTGTAAAATTTGCTGATGCTCATCGCAGTATTGAGAAATTTGGAATCCATCTTTTAAAAACCATTAAACCA ATGTTGACTGACTTGAACACCTATCTGAACAAAGCAATTCCTGACACCAGATTAACTATCAAGAAGTATTTGGATGTCAAGTTTGAGTATTTG TCGTATTGTCTAAAAGTGAAAGAGATGGATGATGAAGACTACAGCTGCATT GCCATGGGAGAACCTCTCTACCGGGTTGGAACTGGGAACTATGAATATCGCTTAATCCTGCGCTGCCGCCAGGAGGCACGTTCACGTTTTGCCAAAATGAGGAAGGATGTGCTAGAAAAAATGGAGCTGCTAGACCAGAAACATG TGCAAGATATTGTATTCCAACTCCAGCGTTTTGTGTCCACGCTTTCCAAGTACTATGATGATTGTTACGCTGTGCTAAGAGAAGCAGATGTTTTCCCAATTGAGGTGGACCTAGCACGTACCACATTGAGTTACGGCCAAAAGGATGTCTTCACAGATGGAGcagaagatgaggaggaagaagaaggcagTGGAAGTAGAGAATGCAATAAAAAAGAcgaagaaaatggagaaaaactcaTTGACGATGCCTAA